CCTCAAAATCAAACTGTTCTTCCATCGCAACGCTCAGCCTACCGGTATTTTCTTCGAGATCGAATGCACCATCTTCATTACCAATAAGAATATTATAGGTCAGTGAACCTCCTTCCGGATCAGTGGCTTCTATGAATCCGATTTCAAATCCAGCAGAAGGATTTTCGTTAAATTCAAATTGCTGGTTCTCTGATATCGGAAATTCATTTACCATTTCGCCATCATCGACATCAAGTAAATTCACGATCACATTAATCGTCGTAATTAAGCCTTCGGAATCACTTATATCTACCGTGAATTGGAAATTAGAGGTTAATTCGTAGTTTAAAGGCTCTGAATCCGCTACCGTCAATAATCCTGTATCCTCATCAAGGGCGAAAGCCCCTTGTGCGTTTCCTGATGAAATCGTAAAAGTCAATTCCCCGGCTTCAGGATCACTGGCTTCAATCGTACCTACTTCTGTGCCAACTTCTGAATTTTCTGCTATCTCAAACTCCTGATCTTCTGCCAGCGGAGCTTGATTTTGAACTTCTCCGGCAATAATTGTTGCCCCTTCTATAAAATCGGAACCATTATAGGAAGCATCTAACGATTGGACAGCCCAATGATAGGTTCCTTCTGGCAAAATCAACTTCCATCCGGTATTATGTTCAACATTACCTTTTCCAGTCTTCCTACGAAAACCATCAGCATTGGCATTGGCATTTAGAATGTCATCTGCACCTTGCGTAGTTCCTACCTTCAAAGCATAGGATAAACCATCTGTGGGCGTAGTATCATCTGAACCAGGCTCCCAATTCAGTGTTACTTCATATGTCTCATTACCGAGATCTACCACCTCTGGATCGGCCAGCGATGTTGGAGGTTCCGGCCGTTCATTAACTGCAAATTCCTCTGTATTGCTTAGCCTCGCCAAGAATTTCCCAGCAGTTGCACTGCTAGCAACGGCAGATTCATTTCGAACATTGAGAAATACATCAAACAAAAATTGCTGACTATTTCCTGCATCTTCTCCGGTTAACATAAAGTCCAGATCCCCATCACCGTCCAAATCTCCAAACTCAACTTCAGCGTTTAGTATACTCGACACATCAAAATCACTATTTTCATATGATCTGGTATCCGGGTTGTATTCTGCTAATCGGGTTACGCGCCCGGCCCCTTCAATTAGTCCTGAAAAAAGCAAATCAGAATAACCATCTCCATTAAAATCTCCCAGATCTATTTTACTTTCCCGAATCCGATCCAGGCCAATAGAGACATTCACAAATGTCCGCACTGCCTCGCTCTCTCTGTTTTCATATAGCTCGAAGACATCCGAACCGCTTTTCGAGGTTCCAGTGAAAATGACATCCAAATCCCCGTCTCCATCAAAATCAATTAAATCAACAGTTCCATCAATCGTGGATGACAAATTATCATCCGTTGCCACGAAGTTGACATCAGTAGTACTCGTACCGCTTGTCTCGTTGAAATAAAGCACACTCGTGATCCCCGATTCGTCATCAAATCCAGTGATAATGAAATCTATGTCCTGATCATTGTCCAGATCCCCAAAATCAAATTCCGCATCACTCAATTGAGCAATTTGATCACTCAGATCCACCACAAAAGTTTGACTAAAGTCTTGAAAGCCCAGCATGTAGAGTTTGGGCACGCCATTGGAAAATTCACTTGTCGAACCTGCGATAATCAAATCATTCGAACCATCATTATTGACATCCAGGATTCTGAGTCGTGGATTTGCCAAACCGTAATCACTGTCTTCAAACACCTCAAAGTAATCGAATGTCCTTTCATTATCATTACTAAAATCGATTTCAGCAAGGTCCTTAATTCCAAAATAAATCCTATTTCTGAAGCTGTTATCAGATTTCTCGACAAAAACAAAATCGCTGAATCCATCCCCATTCAGATCCCCAATGGTAGCTCCTATGGTTTCACTATAATTATCAAATCGAAATGGTCGAAAAGTCTGATTATCGTTGAGATAAAGCTCTCTGGATCCATCGCGGACATAAAGAATATCCATGTCCCCGTCGTAATCGACATCAAAAAATTCCAAAATACCGTTTGAAGTTCCGGGCAGTCTGCGATCAACAATCCCTCCCAGGTTTAACTTTTGCCATTCGTAAAGGATGGTAAAGCTTTGCTCTTCGGCAAACTCGCTGCCACGGAACCCATCATCCTGAGACTGCACAGACCAATAGTAAGTTCCTGGAGGTAGGTTTGTTTCATAGAACGAGTTATCGGTCAATGCAACTTCCTGAATCAGGATATCACCAGAAGTCAGGTCAGAAGCTGGATTCAAAATCTGTGCTTCACCTGTAGAAGTCCCAATACGCAAGTTGAACCCCAATTGATCAGAATAATCGTCCTCGCCGGCAGTCCATTGGAACCTGACATTGCCATTTCCCAAATCCTCTACTTCCAAATCGGTCGGTGGATTGGGTTTCGAATTGGCTCTGGATTCGATCAAGTTATTCTGATAAATCAATGAGACATTTCCATTTTGATCTGTTCCTGAAATGAAAATATCCAGGTCTCCATCTCCGTCATAATCAATCCAGTCGACAGAAGAGTTTCTCAAATCTCTCAATCCGAAATCAACAAGCTTATGTCCAGCGTCCGATGAGAACCATACATGGGTATTGGGAGAACCATCCTCGTCTTCGCCAGAAATGATCAGGTCCAGCCGGCCATCGTTATTGGCATCTGCTAAAGCCATGTCTCCATTTTTGAATCGTGAGGTGTTCTTAACCTCCTGCAGAAAAGTACTATTGGCCAGCTCGATAAATCCTACATTATCATCCAGATTGATATAAACAGATTGGAATTGAGTTGATCCGTTTTCGTCCTCACCCATGATTAGCAAGATGGTGGTACTGTCTGACTGAGTCACAAACTCAATGGTACTGTTCTTCAATCTATTGTTTACCTCACTGAAATAATTATCATCAGCAGGGTCAATCAATGAATTGATTCGATATCCAAACAAAATTTCCTCATTCAGATCTTCCCCCATGTAAATCAGGTCTTTGTCACCATCTAGTTCGAAATCAACAATTCTAATATCACCATTGATAATTCCCGCTTCACCAAATCCTTCATCCAATTGAAAATTGCCTTGCCCATCAAGACTTCTGTACAGCTTCGTAGTAAGACTATTATTAGCATCCAAACCAGTAAGGACCAGGTCTTTCAATCCATCGTTATCAAAATCACCCCATTCCATCTTACCGTCGCTAAGGGGCTCAATACCGTGATCTTCCTTGCCTATGAAAGAATTTCCGGATTCATTGAGATAAAGGATCAATCTGGTTTCTCCGGAGGCAATCCCCATGGTTACTAAATCCACAAAGCCATCATTATTGATATCGACCCATGCCAAATCACCATCTGACATGTTGGTCAGGTTTTGATTACTATTTAAAAAGATTGCTTCATCGTTTCTATATATCCTCAATACACGACCTTCTGTGTTAGAGCTTCCCATGATGGCAATGTCTTTATCCCCATCTCGGTCATAATCAGCCCAACCAATTGACGCATTGTCTAGACCAGGAATAGAATTATCAACTTCAGTAAACACAAACTCATCATCGATCACTTCAAAAGAAAATGTATCACCAACTGTATAATCAGCCCCCGTTACAGCGCTTATTTCTAATTCTACCGTCTCCGTTTCTTCAGTTTCGGTATCATTTACTGCCACAATCGTAAGATCACCTGAAGTCTCGCCAGCCGGAACCAGGATCTTCAACGTGAAATCCAGCACTCTGATCTTCGCCGCCTCCAGCGCGTACAAACGTCCATCAGACCCAAGCTTTAAATCATAGATATAGTTGAATCTTGCCTCATCGAGCGATCCATCAATAGCGCCCTGGTCGTCCCCGGTCAATACTTCAAATTCACTATCTACCAACCGGTAGAGTTTCCCTGTAGCAGTGGTACTGACAATGATCTCGCCATTTACTTCCACGATTCCCTGTATCCTTTCCAGGTAATTGCCGATAGTACTCACATCTCCCGATGCACTGATTTTTCTTAATCGCCCGTTACGCTTATCCGCGACTAATAATTCATCGTTGTTCAATGCATACACATTTGCCGGAGAACTCAATCGTGCTTCTGTGGCTGATCCATCCTTCGATCCTTCAGTTCCTGAACCCGCCCAGGTAGTCACTTCTCCATCTAAGGTGACCCTTCGGATTTTATGATTGGACTTATCTGCCACATATAAGCTATTGTCCGAGCCGATAGTAATGGCCCTAGGAGATGAAAACCGTGCAACTGAACCTGTTCCATCGACATCTCCACTATTTTCCGCAGATCCTGCCAGTGTACTGACAACCCCATCCGAGGTAATTTTTCGAATGGTGTGATTGTTATGATCAGTAACATAAAGGTTACCATCCGCATCTATTGTGATACCTGTGGGCCGATTAAAACGAGCATCTAAAGGATCAGACGCATCTGCGCTTCCTGAATTATAACTTGAGCCCGCGAAAATTGAGACATTGCCCTCTGAATCAATTTTATCGATCGTATGTCTACTGGCATTGGCAACATAGATATTTCCATTCGCATCAGTCACCATCCCTCTTGATGCAGCTGACATCTCGACCAAAGTCGAAACTGTACCAAAACCGGGGTAGAAATACCTGATATCTCCTGATTGTTCAGGTGTATTGTTATTTAA
This DNA window, taken from Cytophagales bacterium, encodes the following:
- a CDS encoding cadherin domain-containing protein; translation: MKRSILLATLIVLLSTIVYGQTPEITSIELVGTTVTEGSSEQITLKADLSSPADLDVILPLSFSDFQEDFAFEYDGLLDLSTLITLDQTNATDFVFGDDGVLYYSTGQNVYKVDKDDVETIIYNGSTNAISSGFIWSIDLDPDGNLIVSDQMNSSILRVTPDGTVTKISGGDSGFVDGNITVAQFDYPTDVRVDKEGNIFINDGNNNRIRKIDLEGNVSSVAEIDYIRAMDLDQDGNLWFTDGYKIQVLTTDGEVVTRYGNGSFYTEDGNATAVGIGSITSLVVVNNNIFFYDDNAYQIRQIDQLGNLTTLAGSGSQGVVDGNGLDSQIEDVESLRSNALGDLILLDEDDGDGHIRRLQVSAKVLIDKGETSGSIDFSAINDIIYLEPEEAVTVTIGEPENAILSSSVTQSFDFSVVDDDDELADITFTYDSTLVINESGESFNITGNLDGIAGVDVQVDFLFEGTAILNEDFEITSESLIISAGDTTGSITITPIQEDLVEAIESIQMVIDTVIHANSAVDTLILQLVDDDQPTITSITQEGSEVTEGRGDEVILSATIDDAASFDVAISLNNNTPEQSGDIRYFYPGFGTVSTLVEMSAASRGMVTDANGNIYVANASRHTIDKIDSEGNVSIFAGSSYNSGSADASDPLDARFNRPTGITIDADGNLYVTDHNNHTIRKITSDGVVSTLAGSAENSGDVDGTGSVARFSSPRAITIGSDNSLYVADKSNHKIRRVTLDGEVTTWAGSGTEGSKDGSATEARLSSPANVYALNNDELLVADKRNGRLRKISASGDVSTIGNYLERIQGIVEVNGEIIVSTTATGKLYRLVDSEFEVLTGDDQGAIDGSLDEARFNYIYDLKLGSDGRLYALEAAKIRVLDFTLKILVPAGETSGDLTIVAVNDTETEETETVELEISAVTGADYTVGDTFSFEVIDDEFVFTEVDNSIPGLDNASIGWADYDRDGDKDIAIMGSSNTEGRVLRIYRNDEAIFLNSNQNLTNMSDGDLAWVDINNDGFVDLVTMGIASGETRLILYLNESGNSFIGKEDHGIEPLSDGKMEWGDFDNDGLKDLVLTGLDANNSLTTKLYRSLDGQGNFQLDEGFGEAGIINGDIRIVDFELDGDKDLIYMGEDLNEEILFGYRINSLIDPADDNYFSEVNNRLKNSTIEFVTQSDSTTILLIMGEDENGSTQFQSVYINLDDNVGFIELANSTFLQEVKNTSRFKNGDMALADANNDGRLDLIISGEDEDGSPNTHVWFSSDAGHKLVDFGLRDLRNSSVDWIDYDGDGDLDIFISGTDQNGNVSLIYQNNLIESRANSKPNPPTDLEVEDLGNGNVRFQWTAGEDDYSDQLGFNLRIGTSTGEAQILNPASDLTSGDILIQEVALTDNSFYETNLPPGTYYWSVQSQDDGFRGSEFAEEQSFTILYEWQKLNLGGIVDRRLPGTSNGILEFFDVDYDGDMDILYVRDGSRELYLNDNQTFRPFRFDNYSETIGATIGDLNGDGFSDFVFVEKSDNSFRNRIYFGIKDLAEIDFSNDNERTFDYFEVFEDSDYGLANPRLRILDVNNDGSNDLIIAGSTSEFSNGVPKLYMLGFQDFSQTFVVDLSDQIAQLSDAEFDFGDLDNDQDIDFIITGFDDESGITSVLYFNETSGTSTTDVNFVATDDNLSSTIDGTVDLIDFDGDGDLDVIFTGTSKSGSDVFELYENRESEAVRTFVNVSIGLDRIRESKIDLGDFNGDGYSDLLFSGLIEGAGRVTRLAEYNPDTRSYENSDFDVSSILNAEVEFGDLDGDGDLDFMLTGEDAGNSQQFLFDVFLNVRNESAVASSATAGKFLARLSNTEEFAVNERPEPPTSLADPEVVDLGNETYEVTLNWEPGSDDTTPTDGLSYALKVGTTQGADDILNANANADGFRRKTGKGNVEHNTGWKLILPEGTYHWAVQSLDASYNGSDFIEGATIIAGEVQNQAPLAEDQEFEIAENSEVGTEVGTIEASDPEAGELTFTISSGNAQGAFALDEDTGLLTVADSEPLNYELTSNFQFTVDISDSEGLITTINVIVNLLDVDDGEMVNEFPISENQQFEFNENPSAGFEIGFIEATDPEGGSLTYNILIGNEDGAFDLEENTGRLSVAMEEQFDFEVQSVWELEVEIMDSVSAGITITVTVNLLNVDETVNESPISENQQFEFDENPPAGFEIGFIEATDPEGGSLTYNILTGNEDGAFDLEENTGRLSVAMEERFDFEMQSVWELEVEIVDSVSASITITVTVNLLDLEETNNVPTVINDQTFRIAEGLTNGSVVGTIVYSDEDCCTPEVTLMSGNTDGAFIVDLAGEIKVANSTALDIDINPQFELEIQVDDLNGGISTGMVTILLDPVLSVPSEIEGLKIHPNPASYSISLSNINPSWIGKPYIITDMTGKVVLKGTLDTVDQEIQLWNQKAGVYFFSIEGQHSKFLKK